A single window of Malus sylvestris chromosome 5, drMalSylv7.2, whole genome shotgun sequence DNA harbors:
- the LOC126624512 gene encoding probable flavin-containing monooxygenase 1, producing the protein MGKQVAIVGAGISGLLACKYTISKGFQPILFESTSSIGGVWTKTVESTKLQTPKPVYQFSDFPWPSSVEEDFPSQHQVLDYIQSYAQHFDLLKHIKFDTKVCGIEYEGASEDEMQAWSHWGGTGEPFSSKGKWKVAVEDKHSRSTEVYLVDFVILCIGRFSDVPNIPEFLFNKGPEAFHGEVIHSKDYAAMDYERARNFVKGKSVTVVGFQKSALDIAMECSNTNGIEHPCTVIYKTEHWTVPDYLPWGVPLAYLYLNRFSELLIHKPGEGILLGLLATILSPLRWGFSKFVESYITKKLGLAKYGMVPKHSFLQEISSCLLSTIPEKFYDRVQEGSIILKKSPSSLSFDQEGILVEGEASPLQTDLVILATGFRGDKKLKDIFVSPTFQDYIAGSPEAILPLYRECIHGRIPQLAVIGFSESVSNL; encoded by the exons ATGGGAAAGCAGGTGGCCATTGTAGGGGCTGGGATTAGTGGCCTCCTTGCCTGCAAGTACACAATTTCAAAGGGATTTCAACCTATTCTGTTTGAATCTACGAGCAGCATTGGAGGTGTGTGGACCAAAACTGTTGAGTCTACCAAGCTCCAAACTCCTAAACCGGTCTACCAATTCTCAGATTTTCCATGGCCATCTTCAGTGGAAGAGGACTTTCCTAGCCAGCATCAAGTTTTGGATTACATCCAATCATATGCTCAACATTTTGACTTGCTTAAGCACATCAAATTCGACACCAAAGTGTGTGGGATTGAGTATGAAGGTGCATCTGAGGATGAGATGCAAGCTTGGAGTCACTGGGGTGGAACTGGTGAGCCTTTCAGCTCCAAGGGGAAATGGAAAGTTGCAGTAGAAGACAAACATAGCCGTTCAACGGAG GTTTACCTTGTGGACTTTGTGATCCTCTGCATCGGCCGGTTTAGTGATGTTCCAAACATTCCTGAATTCCTTTTCAACAAGGGGCCAGAAGCATTTCATGGGGAGGTTATACACTCAAAGGACTATGCCGCAATGGATTACGAAAGAGCGCGTAACTTCGTGAAAGGAAAGAGTGTAACAGTTGTTGGATTTCAGAAATCTGCACTGGACATTGCAATGGAGTGTTCGAACACAAATG GGATTGAACATCCATGCACAGTAATTTACAAGACAGAGCATTGGACTGTTCCTGACTATCTTCCATGGGGTGTGCCCCTGGCATACCTATACCTTAATCGCTTCTCGGAGCTTTTGATTCATAAGCCTGGTGAAGGCATTCTACTTGGTCTCCTTGCAACAATTCTTTCACCTCTG AGATGGGGATTTTCAAAATTTGTTGAAAGCTACATAACTAAGAAGCTTGGGTTGGCCAAGTACGGAATGGTACCTAAGCATAGTTTTCTTCAAGAAATCAGTTCTTGTCTGCTCTCAACAATACCAGAAAAGTTCTACGATCGAGTCCAAGAGGGAAGCATCATACTGAAAAAATCCCCCAGCAGCTTGAGCTTCGACCAGGAAGGCATTTTGGTTGAAGGGGAAGCATCCCCTTTGCAGACAGATTTGGTGATACTCGCTACTGGGTTTAGAGGTGATAAAAAGCTCAAAGACATCTTTGTGTCTCCTACCTTTCAGGATTATATAGCTGGTTCGCCGGAGGCCATATTACCCCTCTACAG GGAATGCATACATGGACGAATTCCACAACTAGCCGTAATCGGATTTTCTGAGAGTGTTTCAAACTTGTAA